The Mucilaginibacter terrenus genome includes the window TCCTGTGCAAGTTGCTTTACCTCCGTTTTCTTTGGCTCGTAGTTATTTATCTGATTATTAATTTCACGCTTTACATCATCAGAGGCATCTTTAAAGTCCCGAATACCTTTACCCAATCCACGCGCAAGTTCCGGCAATTTCTCACCGCCAAATAGCATAAGCGCCGCAAAAACGATCAGGACCATTTCTCCGGAACCAATATTAAGAAACAAAAAAACTGAGCTTAACATCTTATCTCACAATTAAGGTTACAAATATACATAATTACAACGCTACAAAGTTTATCTAATTGTCTGCAAGCCACAACTTAGGGTTTACAGCAGTAGTACCTTTGTAAAGCGAAAATATCACAGTAGCATCACCACTCAACGGGTCGGTATAAACAGTACCAATAGTTTGTTTAGTACTGATCTTTTGACCTCTTGACACTGTTAGCGAACGAAGGTTAGAGTAGGCTGTAAAGTACTCGCCATGTTTTATAATAACAGTATAAGTTCCGTAAACGTCTACCACCCTCGACACTTCTCCATCGAAAACAGCCCTTACCGGAGCGCCATTGGCAGTCCGTATCTCATAGCCGTTATTGTCGTTACGAATACCCTCACTATCCGTATACGTGCCAAACCCATGTATCAGTTGTCCGTTTGTAACCGGCCATGGTAATCTTCCACGGTTACCCAAAAAGTCGTTAGATAGCTTAGCGGCTTCGGGCGTAGCATTTAATATCTCGCTCGTTGTTTTAACAGCAGTTTTCTTAGGAGCTGCAGGTGCTTCCCTGTTTTCCGCTTTTGCTTTTGCTGCAGCTGCCCGTGCGGCTGCCCTGGCCCGTTCTTCCTCTTCACGCCTTGCTGCTTCAATCTCTTTACGAATGGCAGAAGCGATCTCTCTTGTCGTCTTAGCTATCTTTTTTTGTATGTCGCGTTGTTGCTGCTTAAGCTCGCCCTGGTGCTTGCTCAGGTCTGATATAACCCGCACCTGGTCGTTCTTTTGCTTACCCAACGTCTGCTTTTCTTTCTCCTGCTCTGTCAGCAGATTACTTTTCTCCCTTTTATCTTTATCCAGCTCGTTTATTTTTACATGAAGCTCCTTTTGAGTTCCTTGTATATAACCTGCCTGGCGCTCGCGGTAGGTGCCGAATTGCTGAAGGTATTTTAACCTGCGATAGGCCTGGTTAAAGTCTTTTGCAGCAAAAACGAACATTAGCTTGTTGTAGGCGCTCTGGTTGCGGTAAGCAAAGAGCACCATACCTGCATAATCCTTTTTAAGCTGATCTAACTGCGATTGTAATGTATGTACGGTATTATTGCTTTTGGAGATTTGATTGTCAAGATTTCGTACCTCGGAGTTGATGTTGAGTATCTTTTCTTCCCGAAGGTTGATCTGCGCCTTTAGTATATTAAGCTGTTTTATAGAGACCTTCTTATTGCTTGCTGTTTGCTGATATTCACTGTTAAGCTGCTCAAGTTCCTGGGTAAGTTTATCGCGCCTGCGCTTCAGCTCGGCACTGCTTTGTGCAAATGCGCCGGATGCTATAAATACACCAACAATAATCAGGAGCGCTCTAAAAACTTTCATCCATCAAAAATATAATTTTAATTAGCAGGTTCGTAACTTTTTGGAATACTGAAAGGGTACTCCAGCGGACGATCAAACTCCGCTTGTGTATAACGGAGGTTTACTAATATTTTATTGCCTGGCGCTGCAGACAAAATATCTACCTGAGATGGAATGACGCGGCTATCTGCCTGGATGAACACCCGGTTGGTTACCTGCAGGCTTTGGCCAGCTTGCTGATTACTCAGGTTTGTTTGTGTTACCTTGAGGTCGGCACCTAAAAGCAACTTAAATATGAGCCCCTGTAAATTACCTGATATTGCAGTGTTTGTACCTTCAGGTGCAAGCTTTGCATCATCCGCAAGCAATTCAGGAATAGCATTACCTACCAGTAGGGATTGAAGGGTGCGGTAGTTTATTTGCTTACTGGCATACCTGTGTACATAGCTAAACGGCTTTTTTAAATATACGCTCTGTAGCCTGTTAATGATCTGGATACTGTCTGGCGTTATAAGCGCCCGGGCTACTTCTATGCCAGCAATGGCGGTTATAGATATCCAAATCTTCTGATCGCGGTTCACGCGTATATTCAATGTAACATCGTTGTCTTTTCCGTTGATGTCAAGCTTGGTTTTAGCCTTGCCGCTGAAAGTATTAAAAGTCACCTGCCTTGCCCGAATGGCGGCAAGTTTTTCGGCTACATCGTTTGTTTTTACAACTGTGCTATCCTTGGCAGGCCGGTTGACTACTACCAGCTTCTTTGATTTACAGCTTATTGCCGTTATTAGTACAACTGCTATGAATATCTTATTCAGAATACTTCTTTTCATTTATCTTTTTATCTAGCAAAGGTGATGTACCACCTTGCACTTTTGCCTTGGTCCAACTTTTAACCGCAGCCGCCGTGTCGCCTGTAAAGAACAAAATATCCCCGTAATGTTCTGTCTTTGTGGCGCTATTATTATCGTGCTGCAACGATTTTTCTATCCAAACCTTAGCGTCTGCATACCTTTTTTGCTTAAAAAGTATCCAGGCGTAAGTATCTTCGAACGAAGCAGTATTTGGCTGCAATTCGGTGCTGCGTTTAGATAACTGCGCAGCTCTATCAAGCTGTTCGTTCCTTACCGACAAATAGTAGGCATAATTGTTCATAGTGAATGCGTTATCCGGATTGTAGGTTAACGATTTTTCGTATGACTCGTCAGAGTTCTTGTTGTCTTTTAAGGAGTGATAACAATCGCCCAGAGCCGAGTAACATTGCGAGAGGAGTTCTTTATCCTGCGCTTCTAAGGAAGCTGCATTTTTCAGATAACCAAGTGCCTTGTTATTGTTGCCTTTTTGTTGCCACGCCACCCCTACCAGGTAGTTCATCCAGGCCTGATTTGGAAAATAACTCAAAGCTTCTTCTCCGTCTTTTATCGCAGCGTCAAAGTCACTCTCCGCCATTTCCATTCTAACCAGCTGTTCCTGCACGGCATACGATTGCGGATTTAGCTGTTGAGCTTTCTTATATACCGGCCTTGCTTCACGATACTTTTCATTCTGCACCAGCATGTCGCCGTAGATGGCGTAAGCCTTATCACTCGACGGATGGGTTTCTGCAGTTATTTTGGCCAGCGTAAGCGCGCTTGATTTCGCAACGGGATCTGCAAACTGCGGTACGTAATTAAGAATGATCTTAACTTTTTGATCAACATCAATATTAGGATCAGCAAACCCAAGCTTCAGTTCATTAAAGCTTTCCTGATACTTTTTCTGATCGCGGTATACATCTGCCATGGCCATGTGCAGCAAACCGCCGGAGATGCCTGTCTTTTTTGCCTTTTCCAACGCGGCGAGTGCTTTATCATTAAGCCCGTTAGAATTGTACAGCTCCGCAAGCATCAAATAATACTTTATCTCCGTGGGGTTAGCTGTCACTAATTTCTCAAGTTCGCTGGCCGCTTTCTCAATATTGCCTTGTTTCAGGTAAATCTTCTGCCTGCTATTCTGCAGATCGTCAGAGGGGCCGGTTATCTGCTCTACCTTATCGTACAACTTAAGCGCTTCGTCATACCTACGCTGCAGGTAAAAAGCGTTGGCTTTATCAAAGTAGTAATCGGCTTTATCCGGGTTAATGCGTATCAGCTGATCAAACACATTTTGCAGCCGGGGCAGGTCATTACTTTTCTCGTAGCTGTCGGCAAGGGCCAGCCAGTACCACTCGTTGTTGGGTTTTATTGCTACCGCTTTTTCCAACAAAGGAGCAGCTGCAGAGTAATTATTCTGCGTTTTCTCCAGGTTGGCCAGTTCGTACATCGAAGCATCATTTGCCGGGTCTATAGCCAGAACCTGCGTAAATATGTCGGCTGCATCCTTGCGGTTTTCAACGGATTTCTGGCGAATAGCCTCAAAAAACAAGTACTTAACCTTAACACTATCAGCGTAAGACATGGGTTTAGCCGTTGATAACTTATCACGGCCCTGGCCATTCACAATGCTTGCGGTACAAACACCCAGTACGACCAATAATGCAGCTGACTTCATTTACTTAAGATGGCTTTTATTCCTGTACGTTCGGTATAAAGTGTGCCAAGTGCGAAAGCAAGTAACAAACCATTGCTGATAAATATGTTGCTATGAAACACCGTGAACGATAAATAAACGAGTAAAAGGGAGATTCCGATATAAGTCAAAAGTGTTTTAACATTATATGGAATAGGATAGTTCTTTTGCCCCCAAACGTAAGATAATACCATCATGGTTGCGTAAGCGGTGAGAGATATCCATGCAGAGGCTATATAGCCGTAATAAGGAATGAAAATAACGTTAAGTATAATAGTTACTATTGCACCGATGCCTGAGATATACAAACCGTATTTGGTTTGATCTGTAAGCTTGTACCATACCGACAGGTTCATGTAAACGCCCAGGCTTACATAACCAAAAAGCAACACCGGTATCACACTGATGCCTGACCAAAACAACTCTGTCTGTTTGGCATCACGGCCTTTTATAAAGTACTTAAGCAGTTCTATATTGGCAACCAACGCAACAAAAATCATGCATACCGCTATAACAAAGTAGTGCATTATACGTGCGTAAGTTTGGGTGGCATTCTTGTTTTTGGCATGACTGAAGAAAAATGGCTCCGCACCCAACCTGAATGCGTTTACAAATATGCTCAGGAAGATAGATATTTTGGAGCAGGCTGTGTAGATACCAACCTGGGTTGCGCTGTCATCAACCGGCAACAACCTGCCTAAAAGAATTTTGTCTAAGTTTTCGTTAACCAGGTAAGACAAGTTGGCAATTAATACCGGCCAGCTGTACCTCAACATTTCTAAAAATAATGAGCGACTAACCCGCGGTCGAAGTTTGAAAAATTCCGGTAATAGCATAACTGCTGTTGCTGCGCTTGCCAACGTGTTGGACATGAAAACATAACCCACCCATTGTGGCTTAAACCAGCTGGAAAACCAGGCAGCGCCCGGCAAATCATGCTTGATGATGAACGGAACGCCCCAGATAAAAAAAAGGTTTAGCCCAACAAACACAATAATGTTAATCAACTTAAGCAAGCTATAGCGCCCTGGTCGGCCGTCAGCCCGCAACTTCGCAAAAGGTATAACGCAAAGCGCATCAACCACAAGGGTGCCGATAAAGAATTTAATAAAAAGCACATAGTCATCAATCGGTGTTGACGAATCAACCCGTATAAAACCAGCTATACCACGTGCAAAAGGAAACGTACAGAGCAGGAACATTGCCGACACAGCAAGGATAACACCAAACGTATTGTTGTATACCACCTGTTTATCGTCCGGCCTTTTATTCAGATATCTGAAAAAGGTAGTTTCCATACCAAACGCCAGCAAGGCATTAAGCATAGATGCATAACTGTACAGATTACCAAATATCCCGTAAACTTTAGCAGAGTAAGTACGCGTATAAAGCGGTGTAAGAAAGAAACTTAGAACACGGCCGGCGATAGTACTTAACCCGTAGATAGCCGTTTGGCCGGCAAACTTTTTAGCGGTTGACAATTACGGTGAGATTATAAATTACAAACTCTTTTTAACTACCTCAAAATTACGATAGTTTTTTAATTCACCCTCATGCGTCTCTACTGATATTACATTAGCTTCTTCGGGCCCTTCGTGGCACCAGTCTAAAAACATGTCCATAGTAGCATTGTCAGCTTCAGCCGCGATGATAACGTCGCCATTATCTTCGTTCTTAACAAAACCGCGTACACCAAGTTGGTCTGCAACGGCTTTGGTGGCCTTACGGTAGAATACGCCTTGCACTTTCCCTTTAACAATAATATCCAGGTGTTTCATAAAACAACGTTTTTACTGACTGCAAAATAAACAACGCGTTTTATTTGCCGCGTGTATAACACGTGCAAATTATTATTGTTGTTAAACTTTTGGGCAGGAGTGCTAACCGTGCTGGCTATATCAGTTTACTTACGCTGGTAGCGGCAGTAATTTTACCACCTTCCAGGCCGGTAAGCAGGTTTAATCCCGGCGTTTTACCTTCCTCTATGGTACCAAACCGGTCATCTATCCCCATAAACTCAGCACCGTTACGTGTTCCCCATTGTAATAGGGTACCAAAGCTTAAAGAAGGAATGTTTTCCTGCAAAGTGCGCATTTCACTTAGTATACACAGTTTAGCGTTAGATGCCAGGCTGTCGGTACCCAGGGTAATATTTAGGCCCTGGTTTACAAACAAGTCTATCTTTGGCAAACGCTTTTCTATGTACATATTGGCATTGGGGCAAAAGCACCAATTTATTTTACGATCAAACCGCTTAATAAAGTAGATGTCTTTAAGGTTGGTGCAGGTGTTGTGTACCAGCAATATCTTTTGCCTGTTGGTAAGCAAAGGGATTATAGATTGCAAGGAGTTGCGTGCCTGTGGCCTGAAGTAATCTATATTAATACCGAAGTGCTTGTACATATCTATAAAGCCGCCAAGTTTGTAACGATAAAACTTGTTCTCGTCCTCGCACTCCTGGTTATGTATGCTTAGCAGATTTTCGCCGCTATCACTGTATTTCTTTATTAGCTTAAAAAGCTCTTTAGAAACAGAGTAAGGCGCGTGTGCGGTGATAGAAACTGATTGCGGTTTAAATTCCTCTGCAAGTGCCAGCGCTTTCTCAAAAAGGCCATCAGCATTCTCTGGCAAAAAGCCAAATATCTCAACAAAAGTATGATAATGTAATTTGCTATTTTGCTTTATACCAAGAGATATATTACTGTTTGAGGTATCTGCGCAGGCAACAATACCATTGGCAATCATTTCCTGGTCAGCTTTTTCAGCTGCAGCTATTACAGCCTCTTTCTCTGAATTGCGAAAGCTTTGTACGTCTTGTATAAAACTTACAAGCCCACCTCCGGGCTTAACTTTATCTTTAAGGTGAGAGAGTTCTGTATGGCAATGTGTATTTACAAACCCTGGTACAATAACACCCCTAAGGTGCTGAGCGTCTGCTGGGGGAGGGTCGGATGATTGGGGATCAGAAACGGAGAGTATTTTTCCTCCATCATCTACTACTACTATTCCATTTTTAATAGGATCGGCACAAACTGGATAAACGTAATCGGCTACAAATGTCTTCATTAAGATAAACTTGGCATCATCTATAATTAAACCCAGTCTGCGTTAACATTACAATTAACTTATAGTTATTGTTTTTAATGCTACAAAAGAATGACTTTAAAAAAGCATCGGAAAAATTTAAAATTAGGTACTTTTGTACTGTGAATGCAAAAAAAGATAAAATAGATATCCGAAGCTTATCTCTTGAGGCTCTGCAGCAGCACTTTATCCGTATGGGTGAAAAGGCGTTCAGAGCTAAACAAGTTTATGAATGGCTATGGAAAAAATCTTGTTTGTCTTTCGATGACATGAGCAACATTTCAAAAGAACTTCGCAACAAACTTAACGAAGAGTTTATAATAAATGGTGTTAAAATAAACACTTCTCAGGTTAGTGCTGATAAAACTATAAAAAATTCTTTTATATTACATGATAATCACCTTATTGAGGGTGTTTTAATTCCCACAAGTGAAAGGATGACAGCGTGCGTTTCGTCGCAGGTTGGATGCAGTCTTACATGTAAATTTTGTGCTACCGGTTACATGGAGCGCAAACGAAACCTTAACCCTGACGAAATTTACGATCAGGTGGTACTTATTGATAAGCAAGCCCGGGAAAATTACGATATACCACTCTCTAATATTGTGTACATGGGCATGGGCGAACCATTGCTTAACTACGCAAACGTGCTCAAGTCCATCGAGAAGATTACCTCTCCTGAAGGGCTTAACATGGCCGCTAAACGTATTACCGTGTCCACTGCCGGAATTGCCAAAATGATACGTAAGCTTGGCGATGATCAAGTGAAGTTTAACCTGGCGTTATCATTACACGCGGCTAACGACGAAAAGCGCAACACCATAATGCCTATTAACGAGCAAAACTCGCTTAAAGCCCTTGCAGATGCGTTAAAGTACTACTTTGCTAAAACTAAAAACCCGGTAACGTATGAATATATTATATTCGACGGGGTGAACGACGGCATACAGGATGCTATGGAACTTGCCCGTTTTTGCAAGCACCTGCCTTGCAAGGTCAATATCATCGAATACAACCCTATTGCCTTTGCCAGCTACATTAACGCAGGGGAAGACAAGGTTGAAAAGTTTGCAGATTACCTGCGCAGCCAGGGCATAAATACCAACCTGCGCCGCAGCCGGGGTAAAGATATTGATGCTGCTTGTGGACAGCTGGCTATAAAAGAAAAAACCAAAGTAGCCGAAGCAGTTTAAACAACCTCCGGCCACCTTGGCAGCGGGAGATTCACACTATTCTTTTACTATTCGCTTAACGGCAACTGCACCTCCTTGCTTCACCACCAGGAAGTAAATACCATTATGCGGCATGCTAACTTTCTTCATAAAGCTGCCACCAACTGCTTTATCGCTCAGTAATGTGTTACCATCACCATCATTAACTTTCACGGTAGCTGCGCTTTTAGCTGCTAAACTGAAGCTGATAAGCGTTTTACCTGTAGAAAACTCAGGCGACAAGTTCAGATCGTTTATCTGCAGTGTTGCTTTTCCATTTCCGGCCATTCGCTTAACGGTTTCCGTCGGCGCATCAATAACGTGAAAACTTACTTCATTGCTAATACCATCATTGTCGATGCTTGAGTAATTAAATGTTTGCGCGTTCCTTCCGTCGAATCCCAAATTCATTTCACGTGGTGCGCGCGGCCGGCGTAAACGCAAACGCATCGGTTCGCCTCCGTCAAAACGTAGTGGACCATCCATTCGTAAAGGTCCGTCTCCATCAATACGTACGTTGCCGGTATTATCATCCATTCTGAAAGAGAAAGTGCTGTCTGCATCTCTTAACTTACGCAGCTTAAAACGAAATGCTTTACGGGCAGTGTCGCCATTTCTGTAGAACTCCATCGTGTATGGACTGGTAGCGTTATCTCCGTTGCCAAACATACGTGGGGTTTTGTCATCAACGTTGCCATTGCGGCGAATAATGCTGTTGCGGCGGATAACTATGTCTCTTTTACCATCCTTATCAGAATGCTTAAAAGTTATATTGCCAATCTTGTCTATTTCACCGAGTGCATCTTTCCGCTCTTGGGGCGTAAGCTTTTTAATGTCGCGCCCGTTAATGGTGGTGTCCCCGTTATTTATATGTATCTCTATACTTTTTGTGTCCTGTGCAAGTACTATTGGTGGTAAGCCAAGTATGGCAACAAGACTAAGCGAGAAGACGATCTCGAAACGTGATTTGAAAAGCTTTTTCATATGATTAAAGTTTAACTATCCAAAGTTATAAAACAACTACAGCTCAATATGTTAAACATGAGGTTGTTTTTTGTTAAAATTTGTTAAATGCAAAATTCGGGAGGGTATTTAAAATAATTTTGT containing:
- the rlmN gene encoding 23S rRNA (adenine(2503)-C(2))-methyltransferase RlmN; amino-acid sequence: MNAKKDKIDIRSLSLEALQQHFIRMGEKAFRAKQVYEWLWKKSCLSFDDMSNISKELRNKLNEEFIINGVKINTSQVSADKTIKNSFILHDNHLIEGVLIPTSERMTACVSSQVGCSLTCKFCATGYMERKRNLNPDEIYDQVVLIDKQARENYDIPLSNIVYMGMGEPLLNYANVLKSIEKITSPEGLNMAAKRITVSTAGIAKMIRKLGDDQVKFNLALSLHAANDEKRNTIMPINEQNSLKALADALKYYFAKTKNPVTYEYIIFDGVNDGIQDAMELARFCKHLPCKVNIIEYNPIAFASYINAGEDKVEKFADYLRSQGINTNLRRSRGKDIDAACGQLAIKEKTKVAEAV
- a CDS encoding lipopolysaccharide biosynthesis protein; the encoded protein is MSTAKKFAGQTAIYGLSTIAGRVLSFFLTPLYTRTYSAKVYGIFGNLYSYASMLNALLAFGMETTFFRYLNKRPDDKQVVYNNTFGVILAVSAMFLLCTFPFARGIAGFIRVDSSTPIDDYVLFIKFFIGTLVVDALCVIPFAKLRADGRPGRYSLLKLINIIVFVGLNLFFIWGVPFIIKHDLPGAAWFSSWFKPQWVGYVFMSNTLASAATAVMLLPEFFKLRPRVSRSLFLEMLRYSWPVLIANLSYLVNENLDKILLGRLLPVDDSATQVGIYTACSKISIFLSIFVNAFRLGAEPFFFSHAKNKNATQTYARIMHYFVIAVCMIFVALVANIELLKYFIKGRDAKQTELFWSGISVIPVLLFGYVSLGVYMNLSVWYKLTDQTKYGLYISGIGAIVTIILNVIFIPYYGYIASAWISLTAYATMMVLSYVWGQKNYPIPYNVKTLLTYIGISLLLVYLSFTVFHSNIFISNGLLLAFALGTLYTERTGIKAILSK
- a CDS encoding amidohydrolase family protein; the protein is MKTFVADYVYPVCADPIKNGIVVVDDGGKILSVSDPQSSDPPPADAQHLRGVIVPGFVNTHCHTELSHLKDKVKPGGGLVSFIQDVQSFRNSEKEAVIAAAEKADQEMIANGIVACADTSNSNISLGIKQNSKLHYHTFVEIFGFLPENADGLFEKALALAEEFKPQSVSITAHAPYSVSKELFKLIKKYSDSGENLLSIHNQECEDENKFYRYKLGGFIDMYKHFGINIDYFRPQARNSLQSIIPLLTNRQKILLVHNTCTNLKDIYFIKRFDRKINWCFCPNANMYIEKRLPKIDLFVNQGLNITLGTDSLASNAKLCILSEMRTLQENIPSLSFGTLLQWGTRNGAEFMGIDDRFGTIEEGKTPGLNLLTGLEGGKITAATSVSKLI
- a CDS encoding tetratricopeptide repeat protein codes for the protein MKSAALLVVLGVCTASIVNGQGRDKLSTAKPMSYADSVKVKYLFFEAIRQKSVENRKDAADIFTQVLAIDPANDASMYELANLEKTQNNYSAAAPLLEKAVAIKPNNEWYWLALADSYEKSNDLPRLQNVFDQLIRINPDKADYYFDKANAFYLQRRYDEALKLYDKVEQITGPSDDLQNSRQKIYLKQGNIEKAASELEKLVTANPTEIKYYLMLAELYNSNGLNDKALAALEKAKKTGISGGLLHMAMADVYRDQKKYQESFNELKLGFADPNIDVDQKVKIILNYVPQFADPVAKSSALTLAKITAETHPSSDKAYAIYGDMLVQNEKYREARPVYKKAQQLNPQSYAVQEQLVRMEMAESDFDAAIKDGEEALSYFPNQAWMNYLVGVAWQQKGNNNKALGYLKNAASLEAQDKELLSQCYSALGDCYHSLKDNKNSDESYEKSLTYNPDNAFTMNNYAYYLSVRNEQLDRAAQLSKRSTELQPNTASFEDTYAWILFKQKRYADAKVWIEKSLQHDNNSATKTEHYGDILFFTGDTAAAVKSWTKAKVQGGTSPLLDKKINEKKYSE
- a CDS encoding DUF4292 domain-containing protein encodes the protein MKRSILNKIFIAVVLITAISCKSKKLVVVNRPAKDSTVVKTNDVAEKLAAIRARQVTFNTFSGKAKTKLDINGKDNDVTLNIRVNRDQKIWISITAIAGIEVARALITPDSIQIINRLQSVYLKKPFSYVHRYASKQINYRTLQSLLVGNAIPELLADDAKLAPEGTNTAISGNLQGLIFKLLLGADLKVTQTNLSNQQAGQSLQVTNRVFIQADSRVIPSQVDILSAAPGNKILVNLRYTQAEFDRPLEYPFSIPKSYEPAN
- a CDS encoding acylphosphatase, which produces MKHLDIIVKGKVQGVFYRKATKAVADQLGVRGFVKNEDNGDVIIAAEADNATMDMFLDWCHEGPEEANVISVETHEGELKNYRNFEVVKKSL
- a CDS encoding T9SS type A sorting domain-containing protein; translation: MKKLFKSRFEIVFSLSLVAILGLPPIVLAQDTKSIEIHINNGDTTINGRDIKKLTPQERKDALGEIDKIGNITFKHSDKDGKRDIVIRRNSIIRRNGNVDDKTPRMFGNGDNATSPYTMEFYRNGDTARKAFRFKLRKLRDADSTFSFRMDDNTGNVRIDGDGPLRMDGPLRFDGGEPMRLRLRRPRAPREMNLGFDGRNAQTFNYSSIDNDGISNEVSFHVIDAPTETVKRMAGNGKATLQINDLNLSPEFSTGKTLISFSLAAKSAATVKVNDGDGNTLLSDKAVGGSFMKKVSMPHNGIYFLVVKQGGAVAVKRIVKE
- a CDS encoding murein hydrolase activator EnvC family protein; protein product: MKVFRALLIIVGVFIASGAFAQSSAELKRRRDKLTQELEQLNSEYQQTASNKKVSIKQLNILKAQINLREEKILNINSEVRNLDNQISKSNNTVHTLQSQLDQLKKDYAGMVLFAYRNQSAYNKLMFVFAAKDFNQAYRRLKYLQQFGTYRERQAGYIQGTQKELHVKINELDKDKREKSNLLTEQEKEKQTLGKQKNDQVRVISDLSKHQGELKQQQRDIQKKIAKTTREIASAIRKEIEAARREEEERARAAARAAAAKAKAENREAPAAPKKTAVKTTSEILNATPEAAKLSNDFLGNRGRLPWPVTNGQLIHGFGTYTDSEGIRNDNNGYEIRTANGAPVRAVFDGEVSRVVDVYGTYTVIIKHGEYFTAYSNLRSLTVSRGQKISTKQTIGTVYTDPLSGDATVIFSLYKGTTAVNPKLWLADN